The DNA window GCCGTGCGAGCCCCACCCCCAACCCCACCACGACCAGGCGTCCCGCGCCCCACCCGAGCTCGCGGTTGTGCAAGGAAGACAAAGACACAGTTGTGCCTGACCTTTTATTTATCATTTTAGCCCCTAGCTGATTTTTATATTTACAAATGAATTCGTATTGGAGATGCTGGAGCCCTCCCAAACAGGTTGGTATGACTGACTTTTTTGTTTTAGTTCCTAGTTCATTTTTGTATTTACAAACAAATTTATATTGGAGTTGGAGCCCTACCAAATAGGTAGGTTGGTAGGAGTTCAGATCCACGATGAAACTCTTTTATGGTTGAGCTGCATGAAGCTGGTGCTCTGAATCTATTTTTCAGATGTGGGTTGTTGAGAGCCCAAAGTCGGGCTGCGCGGTTGACAAGCCTCGAGCTTATCTGCGGCTAGGTACTTCGCGTCAGCGGAAGCACGTTGGAGATCGCGACGAACAAACAGACGCATGGCCCGGATCGCAAGGAACGGTGTGTGCAGCCATCGACGAGCCGCGCGCACCACTCGTTGGCGAACGGCCGCCCCCGGCTGCAGCGGTCAAAACGCCGCCGCCGTACCCCTGCCACGTGCACGCCTCACGTCCGCGCGTATATATACATACAAAATCCTCCCGCGCATCTACctgtccctctctctctctctctctctctctccgcacCGCGCCGCACAGGGTGGCGGCCAGCCGCCATGAGGAAGCCGACGACGAGGAGCCTCAGCAAGCACGGCAGCTGCGGCGGCGGTAATAGTAAGGCGGCCACGCTACCGGCGAAGCAGAAGGTCGTCGTGTCCGGCCACCGTGGCTTCGTCGTCGACGCGTTTGACTGCCTCCCCGACGACCTTGTGCTGGCCGTGTTAGCCGGGCTCGCGGCGCGCGCCGGGTGCCCCGCCGACCTCGCTGCGGCGGCGCTACCGTGAGTAGCTACCATAGCATGTCTCTGCTCCGTTCCTCCGTCCGTTGCTGATTCTACCCGCCGTCGCCTTTGCCTCGTCCCTGTGCTGAGTCTTCAGCTGTGTATGCAGGTGCAGGAGGTTCCGGGACCTTGCGGCGCACCCCGCCGTGCTGTCGCGTGCGTCGGCGGCGGCCGTCGCCGTGCCTGCGGGGAGGTGGTCGGATGCGGCGCACCGGTTCTTGCGGCGGTGCGCAGCCGCCGGCAACCTCCACGCCTGCTACTTCCTCGGCATGGTAACGGATGACCTCTGCTCTCTCCTGCTTCTTGGAACGAACCCACTCATTCCTTCGTTTCCTGAGTCGTGGTGTCCTTGTCGCGgctgttgatgatgatgccaggtgAGGTTCTACTGCATCGGGAGCAGGGCGACGGGAGCGGCGCTACtggcgcgcgcggcggcgggcgggcaCGGGGCGGCGCTGTACGCGCTCGCCGTGGTGCAGTTcaacggcagcggcggcgacAAGGCGGACAAGGACCCGCGCGCGGGGGTGGCGCTGTGCGCGCGCGCCGCGTGGCTCGGCCACGTCCCGGCGCTCCGCGAGCTCGGCCACTGCCTCCAGGACGGCTACGGCGCGCGCCGCGACGCCGCGGCCGGACGCCACTTCCTGCTCCATGCCGCCGCGCGCGAGCTCGTCTCCTCCTCGCCG is part of the Miscanthus floridulus cultivar M001 chromosome 9, ASM1932011v1, whole genome shotgun sequence genome and encodes:
- the LOC136482047 gene encoding F-box protein At1g67340-like isoform X1 — translated: MRKPTTRSLSKHGSCGGGNSKAATLPAKQKVVVSGHRGFVVDAFDCLPDDLVLAVLAGLAARAGCPADLAAAALPCVCRCRRFRDLAAHPAVLSRASAAAVAVPAGRWSDAAHRFLRRCAAAGNLHACYFLGMVRFYCIGSRATGAALLARAAAGGHGAALYALAVVQFNGSGGDKADKDPRAGVALCARAAWLGHVPALRELGHCLQDGYGARRDAAAGRHFLLHAAARELVSSSPHRRRNGKEEEDAASRFMVEWWALDDAKTGGGEGDGSDADADVRLCSHPQCGRRETRRHEFRRCSACGSAIYCSRACQALDWKRVHRAQCAAAASRWWLAAAGNAQ
- the LOC136482047 gene encoding F-box protein At1g67340-like isoform X2, which gives rise to MRKPTTRSLSKHGSCGGGNSKAATLPAKQKVVVSGHRGFVVDAFDCLPDDLVLAVLAGLAARAGCPADLAAAALPCRRFRDLAAHPAVLSRASAAAVAVPAGRWSDAAHRFLRRCAAAGNLHACYFLGMVRFYCIGSRATGAALLARAAAGGHGAALYALAVVQFNGSGGDKADKDPRAGVALCARAAWLGHVPALRELGHCLQDGYGARRDAAAGRHFLLHAAARELVSSSPHRRRNGKEEEDAASRFMVEWWALDDAKTGGGEGDGSDADADVRLCSHPQCGRRETRRHEFRRCSACGSAIYCSRACQALDWKRVHRAQCAAAASRWWLAAAGNAQ